In the genome of Meles meles chromosome 4, mMelMel3.1 paternal haplotype, whole genome shotgun sequence, one region contains:
- the GMNC gene encoding geminin coiled-coil domain-containing protein 1, with amino-acid sequence MAITCRPTVHPAPLGEPCSCSPAGGAVPAHPNSPPPAGRELAGSGHRADFEAARRTGTLSAAAGLTGLKVPARPSPLTASHRIRGRRSPGVPGVTGSSRRLELASPSSSPQSHLKLPQLSEKLRAQFLQRLPPLQDALMNTVLPCQDQYFVGGQSYNCPYSTTTSESSVDVSTETWVSFWAAGLLDNREPQQAPQAQESSCDSSFPVPNSCSWEEAQLSSQLYRNKQLQDTLVQKEEELARLHEENNHLRQYLNSALVKCLEAKAKKLLSSDEFSKAFGQFRKGKRKPKEQRYFPPEIPHHKNAKRNLSSEFANCEGQPGPPVDPWVLQTLGLKDLNTIDDTLSANYSAHSSHPRRIASTVPPFLDDAVDYENDPGEDLPIDYGGDPATPSHSTAGHREDFHFLSQLSDPPEGLQTSYYTSDVSPNKTEMAFSTSLSPHCNVKTHSFHQGQAFVCRDEEGGWKFTWVPKQS; translated from the exons ATGGCTATAACATGca GGCCGACAGTCCACCCCGCCCCGCTCGGGGAGCCGTGTTCGTGCAGTCCGGCCGGCGGCGCGGTCCCCGCCCACCCCAACTCCCCGCCGCCCGCGGGCAGAGAGCTGGCAGGGAGCGGGCACCGCGCGGATTTTGAAGCTGCGCGGCGCACCGGGACGCTGAGCGCCGCGGCAGGTCTCACAGGTCTCAAGGTCCCCGCGCGGCCGTCGCC TTTGACAGCCTCGCACCGAATCAGAGGGCGGCGCTCGCCGGGAGTCCCAGGCGTCACTGGGAGTTCCCGCAGATTAGAACTCGCCTCTCCTAGCTCCTCCCCTCAGTCCCATTTAAAGCTCCCACAGCTTTCCGAAAAATTGAGGGCTCAGTTTCTGCAGCGCCTTCCTCCACTGCAAGATG CTTTGATG AACACTGTTCTGCCTTGCCAAGACCAGTACTTTGTAGGAGGTCAGAGTTATAATTGCCCGTATTCCACTACAACGTCAGAATCTAGTGTTGACGTTTCCACGGAGACTTGGGTCTCTTTCTGGGCTGCTGGTCTCCTGGACAACAGAGAGCCCCAACAAGCACCACAGGCACAGG AATCATCCTGTGACTCCAGTTTCCCTGTTCCTAACTCGTGTTCATGGGAAGAAGCTCAGCTTTCCTCTCAGCTCTACAGAAACAAGCAG CTCCAAGATACTCTGGTGCAGAAGGAAGAAGAACTTGCTAGGTTACATGAAGAGAATAATCATCTCAGACAATACCTGAATTCTGCTTTGGTTAAATGTCTTGAGGCAAAGGCCAAG AAATTGCTGTCATCAGATGAGTTCTCCAAAGCATTTGGACAattcagaaagggaaagaggaaaccCAAAGAGCAAAGATACTTTCCCCCTGAGATCCCCCACCACAAAAATGCCAAGAGAAACCTCTCTAGTGAATTTGCTAACTGTGAAGGACAGCCTGGGCCCCCTGTGGACCCCTGGGTTCTTCAGACCCTTgggttaaaagacctcaacaccATCGATGACACTTTATCAGCTAACTACAGTGCCCACTCCTCTCATCCCAGAAGAATTGCCAGCACAGTTCCTCCATTTCTGGATGATGCAGTTGATTATGAAAATGACCCCGGGGAGGATCTGCCAATTGACTATGGAGGTGACCCAGCAACCCCCTCACATAGCACTGCTGGGCACAGGGAAGATTTTCACTTCCTTTCTCAACTTTCAGATCCCCCAGAAGGGCTGCAAACTTCTTACTATACTTCTGATGTGTCACCCAATAAAACAGAGATGGCCTTTTCCACATCCCTGAGCCCTCATTGTAATGTGAAAACTCATTCCTTCCACCAGGGACAAGCCTTTGTTTGTCGAGATGAGGAGGGAGGCTGGAAGTTTACCTGGGTCCCTAAGCAGTCTTAG